The Ostrea edulis chromosome 1, xbOstEdul1.1, whole genome shotgun sequence genomic sequence ACATTGAAAGGAAATGTATCTGAGATAGGTTTCATTCCACCATTCTTTTCAGCATAAAACTATTTGTTCAGGCATAAACTCACTCTTTGTTTTTCCATTAAgccaaaagaaaaaagaaaaaaaaaggtgtGTTTTCGTTTACCCGACCAACcctaaattaaatttttttttcctgaCCCAATTTTCAGATAAATTCCAGTCCTTAATTTATGTACACTTCATTTCtcaaattaaataaatttaataagtACAGGCTCGATATTCAAATTATCGGAAAATCGGAAATTGTCAAAATGGTGTCGTGTATGCTTTCTGCAAGTAGACCAACACAGATTCACATGCAATCATGTATGAAATAGAGTAAAATCAGTTgtcaaaatgtcattttttggTTTATTCTAGTATTTTACCCATTACTGAACACTTGATGCAACATGTCAGTACTCACAAATGTATGTATCGTGTATAAGTTTCTTCCCCAGTGATACCAGGCAAATTTTtactgaataaacaaaaaaccaaagaaaaaatatttgccTACAACAATCCtaatttttttccccaagaTGTAATAGGAAACACacctatttcatttatttatttttttggctTCATCCATGTGGTTCCTGTAGCATCTGGGTTCTGTAGCTCCAAGTCCTGTGACCTGCCGGTCCTGTATTAAAAGGGTTCTGTAGTGTGTGGGTCCTGTATGATGCAAGTCCTGTAGGATGTGAGTCCTGTGATGTGTGGGTTCTGTATCAAAATGGTTCTGTAGTGTGTGGGTCCTGAGAGGTTGGTCCTGTAGCGTTTGGGTCCTATAGTGCGTGGCTCCTGTAAGGTGTGGGTCCTGTAAGGTGTGGGTCCTGTAGTGTGTGAGCCCTGTAAGGTGTGGGTCCTGTGAGATGTTGTTCCTGTAGCGTTTGGGTTCTGTAGCATTTGGGTTCTGTAGCGTTTGGGTCCTGTAAGGTGTGGGTTCTGTAAGGTGTGGGTCCTGTGAGATGTTGGTCCTGTAGCATTTGGGTCCTGTAGTGCATGGCTCCTGTAAGGTATGAGTTCTGTAAGGTGTGGGTCCTGTAGCATTTGGGTCCTGTAGTGTGTGGGTCCTGTAAGGTGTGGGTCCTGTGAGATGTTGGTCCTGTAGCGTTTGGGTTCTGTAGCATTTGGGTCCTGTAGTGCGTGGCTCCTGTAAGGTGTGGGTCCTGTAGCTCTGGTGAGGTTACACTTTGTCCTGTTCTCTATTAGATTCATTACCAACAGGCTTGATACTGACTTTCTCATCCTCTGGGTCTAGATAATTATACAGGGGGAACTCGCAACAGCACAGACATTTAAAAAACCCTGGAAGGCAGCCATAGCAGGAAGGGGGTAGGAGGATCAGAGGGCTGGTCCTTTTCTTGTACTGTAAGTAAGCTTCATCTCTGCAATAAATGATACAACAATGTataacaaaattttgaattcaatGTGTTTTTCatctgaagaaaatgaaaatcaacCAGCTACTTTGAGCTTTTAAGGTTTATTAGAGAATGGAGCAATGGATATCAGAATATCAATTGAACACTATAtagttttttaatttttctacgATTGGTGATGTTAAATTCCTTTCAATATCTCTCATCACATATTTTCTCAAGTAATGGGATAAtttacagtcaaacctgtattaagagaccgtccaacggagaatggaaaaaaggtcacatatgacaggtggtctcttaatacaggttgcctattttccacagttaattgataaaattttgcgaataatttgtacaatggagaaaatgactacatgtatttggaatttatcattaagaatatcaagtacggtttaaatagttgtaaaataaaattaataatacactgtagttaaaaatctagaatgttgtatcataatttattattcattacattttatctgtttaagaatgataaacatgcatttcatattacacatttacgtGAGATTTATATCTCatttatgaactgcatgtaaattttctaaaacttataaacactttgttgtaaagagtatttatgtatagcctacttgtacactaactaaaaaatgcaatgcttgtGGTAAAAAAGCAAATGAAGTGTTGtgtctccttttgtacaatacatgctggaaatatgttattcaatttgagaaacattatttaaataaatcacaatatcgattcattgtacatgcacagcaaatcttttaagctttgaactaatgcaggcaactttcttgaactcggacgtgtcaaatactcgggacatgtcaaagtgagccgctagttccggtcattattctagAAACCTCGagtatctcatgcaggaaaaatttcagtcctaaagcacaatatttacctgatttataaaacgaaagtgttaggggcgataattcccagaatagtcggctcAACCAAAATCGAAAGTAGTAATCGCGGTGTAAtcaaaaaatgtacagtcgttaaatagaggtaaattttcgtgaaaatacacgaaaaggttgtagaaatcatggtcgttggtcgcgtTAGACAGGTagtcgtttaatacaggtacaatatataaagtaacgtcttggggggaactttttatggtcacatacgacagtgagtcgGTTAATACAGTGGGTtgctatggcagttttgactgtactacaatttattttatcttcCTTTCAATATCTGCTATAGTAAAGAGGTGATTTTCTATGATTAGTGATTTTCAGTATCTCTCATCCGATTTTATATAAGGAAGAGGGAACATTTTCTATGATTGGTGATTTTAACTTTAAATACATCTCATCTGATTTTTCCCTGGTAGAAGTATGACTTTCTGTGATTGGTCATTTTGACTTACTTTCGATATCTCTCATCTGATTTTTTCTCTAGTAGCGGAATACCACTAAGGAAGAGTAAAATAGCCATGGTAAACAGTGGACTGAGAACTCCAGCCCACTTCCCATCCACACAGATACTCGTGCTGATAATGAACATCCCAATCCAAATGATGATTTCGCCAAAGTAGTTAGGGTGGCGGGAGACTTTCCACACACCTACAATAAGTatcaacattttcaaaactgCTTTCCATTTTTCAGCTATACAAATTCTAAGCATTACTATAGTAAGGAAATGAATTGCCCTGGTAGTCTAGTTGTTAGAGTACTTGCTTCACAATTCAAGGCCCGGGTTTGATTCTCTATTCCAGAGCAAAACATAGCTAGTGACTGTTACTACTCCAAGAACTTGGCATTAGAGGTAAATATTACAGGTGTTCTCAGACATGAACTGTGTCTCaggataaagaaccctcaccaCAACAGGTCATAGTTCCATGCAtaagtcaaatatttgaagGCACTTCACTTAAAGCTGGTGATGTCtttatatgtttgaaaaaatacatgAATGGGACAAAAAATGGGACGTAtaacaacacatacatgtattttctataaatCACATCTCAGTAAGTCATGCAGGTCTATGTGTAAAGTACATATATTGATCATAttaaacatcacctttatcgcaCCATTTGCCTTTGTTGGCAGGATTATTTCTGAAACCAAACTTCTGAAAGTCTGCAAAGgtttcaatcaataatcctgtAACAAACAGTACAGCACCAATAATGTCCTGTGGTGTCCAGTCATTGTCAGGGGTCAGATAAACAGCACTGTCTGGGGCATTCACAAATATTACAGGAAGACTAACTGTAAACACCCAAAATGCCTGTAAATAGAAGGGGgataaatatacacatgtatgttacaTGGCTTAGTAATCTGTGAACCAAAGGGGGTCACATATGTTACATTTGGTAATCTATAATCTATATCACATGTATTAGGACCAAAAATTACCTGTTGTAACCAATAACTCATTATTGCTGCAATTTTTTGTGTGCATCATACATTGTATGTGCTTGTCTGTGATACAGATGTTTCAACACGACATCAGACAATTAGATTATCAGCCGTACACATCAATCAACAACAAAGGCAtcccaacatatttttttcactTCTCAATTAAGGAGGTAGATCCAACTAAAAATCACATATCAAAACCATTTTTCATTATCTATCAGGAACCGGATACACTATGTACTCAACACATTTTATTGAGGTCTTTGTACATGTTTGTGTCTGTAAAGTTTTAATAACACAGAAGAAATGATGGGTCATTGTCAAGACATTTAACTCTACTACAACTTTCAACatcatttaaaaacaagaggcacatgggccacatcgctcacctgagtcaccttggcccatatctaaagattttcttcatatattagtatgtaaattttttatccctcattgtgaccccatcttacccccggggccataatttgaacaaacttgaatctgcactatatcaggaagctttcatgtaaatctcagctcttctggcccagtggttcttgagaagatttttaaatgaccccaccctatttttgcatttttgtgattatctcccctttgaaatgggcatggccctttatttgaataaaGGATGCTTTGcgccaagtttagttgaaattgaccaagtggttctggagaagaagatgaaaatgtgaaaagtttacaacaataACGAGGATGACAGACAACGGacttttgatcagaaaagctcacttgagtcttcgactcaggtgagctaaaaaagaaaagaaaaatgatcAATTGAGTCTATAGGATATAAATTTAATGCAGCTATATCAATTCTAAATGCTGTAtctatgtagtatatcaaaatgtattgGGATTTCATGTAAAATGTTGTCACTGCTTTTTCACAAGTccaaatgatgtacatgtacgtaatcTACATATTATTGACTACTACACCTGAAAGGTCCAGAATCCTGCAAATGCCAGGCAGTTTTCCCTCTTATCATCAAATCGTTTGTCTTCTCCAATCTTTATAATCCTGTAGAGCAGATAACCAGAAAGACGAAGGCCCcatataacaatgaaaacagTCACCATAATCTGACGCCATTGGTATGTCTGGAAAAGAAGAACAGGACCgtggtataaaacatgtattataATGAAAGAACCATGTAATGCAAATAATTCTACTTACTTCTGCAAGGAAAAATGTTAGTACTCCCAAAATAACAAAGTTCGTGCCCCCTGCAAAGTCCGTGACTTTGTCAAACTTGCATGAGCACGCCAACAAGAAGAAGGAAAACTGCATGGCAACTGTCACAATGGCACATATCGCCAAATTGTTTGTGTCCGTCTCAAAAACGAGCATTTTACCGAGTTTGTGCAAAAGATTCAAGTTGTAACCTGAAACATGTAAGAGTGGTGTTACACTACATAGAATACTtaatatttgcttttattcaacagtaatgtaaaagaaaaaaaaagtggtGGAAATAATGCAATcagtttaaaatatttctgcTAATAATGTGCCAGGGTTCAAATGGGGCCATGGGGCATTCTCACACATGAAAGTCaaaaatacaattaaatttcatgattatgCATaaatctaccccccccccccccccctatacacattttaataaaattttggtTATTTTTTTTGCGAATTGCGTTGGACATGTTCATAAATTATCCTATGAACAACATACAATGTAGGACGATTATATCTATAATCTAGTACATGTGTATAGCTGgtgtatgaaaatgtgatgtACAATGCAAGTATTTTGTATAATGGTTTCTAACAGGTCTGCCCACGATTAAACcgttatattttatttaacatCTGTAATATTTTTTAACATTCTATTTTTAGGGGTACATGTTTGTCATATTCTTTAACAGTGTTTAAGCCTATAGGAGCTAAATTATTAACAGATTAATAAACGTGTGTAATCTTTCCTTACCCTCCcacaaaagttttttttaagttAGGCCTATATAATATCATATCCATATCtaacatatataatattttctTACCTTTTAAAACCCAGCCGTGCTTAAAAAGCTTGCGTAACTTAAACAAACTTGGAGATGAACTGCATTATATAACACACGTGTATACAAAGTTATACAAACACACCAAAACGTGACCGGATGTTTTGAGTTTGGTTCCTCCGAGTACCAGTTTAAATTAAATTCGTATTTCGTCATTCAGCTGTTTCGGTCctgttagaaataaacttttcaGCTTTAGTGGGACACGTGTGTTACATGTGTCAATACGCGtagctcacctaagctgaaGGCTCGCGTTTTCTGATTACtctttagctcacttgagccgaAGGTCCAAGTGGGTTTTTCTAATCAAAACTTTCCGTTGTCCGTCATTGGCGGCGTCGTAAGCttctcacattttcatcttctcctcCAGAACTTCAACCAAACCGAGCACAAATCATCTTTGGGTGAAGagaattcatgtttgttcaagtGAAGGGTCATGTCCTCTGTGTCCtcatcaaaggggagataatcgtaAAAACAGGATggggcatttaaaaatcttctcaataaccacagGACATAGCctgcacttgtttctgtaaataacttacgacctctgtatactaataataaacgcatgttattattagtatacggagatcgtaagttatttacagaaacaagctAGTGTCTGTGCCACAGAGCCGGAAAAGTTCAATTTATgtggaagctttctgacatactCCCCAGATAGCAAGACAACGTCGGGCCAATGTTGGCCCAATTTATTTTTACAACGTTGGGCCACTGTTGGTAGTCCTATGTTGGCCCACGGTCATTTTGCTCATCGGCCCAACGTTGGTCCAACATGTTGGCATACTGGTGGGCCAATGTAGGTATAATTGTAAGCCAACTTACAGCCAATATAATATTGGTA encodes the following:
- the LOC125655756 gene encoding uncharacterized protein LOC125655756 produces the protein MLVFETDTNNLAICAIVTVAMQFSFFLLACSCKFDKVTDFAGGTNFVILGVLTFFLAETYQWRQIMVTVFIVIWGLRLSGYLLYRIIKIGEDKRFDDKRENCLAFAGFWTFQAFWVFTVSLPVIFVNAPDSAVYLTPDNDWTPQDIIGAVLFVTGLLIETFADFQKFGFRNNPANKGKWCDKGVWKVSRHPNYFGEIIIWIGMFIISTSICVDGKWAGVLSPLFTMAILLFLSGIPLLEKKSDERYRKDEAYLQYKKRTSPLILLPPSCYGCLPGFFKCLCCCEFPLYNYLDPEDEKVSIKPVGNESNREQDKV